From Apium graveolens cultivar Ventura chromosome 9, ASM990537v1, whole genome shotgun sequence, the proteins below share one genomic window:
- the LOC141687435 gene encoding uncharacterized protein LOC141687435 has protein sequence MKKARLAGLDTRGKATEPIFLRKHKEPMGEASTEGAEGHNAPITAAAPAAAATGAFQPLWGFRRGDTVVGSTKHAWDWSYHSVTPKDFTDVVATPDLERIKLMGAQSLASSNAYFQGAVRQAESWKRASDKADNALRRQQKKYATLEKKLKRKEEELGESNAELVVLRAEKDKAIDNYLDSEEFAQSMRIRDDSVFPEFFRTGWDTALGTVNEACPDINPADYICPDDEALLQRFRTRVVVSDHVPQDPLLPPPESFSRPAEDDSSSSSETTETSSESGEDDDMDAEGTSAP, from the exons atgaagaaagctcggttagcaggcctagacaccagaggaaaggcgacagagcctatcttcttgagaaagcacaaggagcctatgggggaggcttcaactgaaggagctgagggccataatgctcctatcactgctgctgcccctgctgctgctgctacaggcgcctttcagcctctctggggattccgccgaggggataccgtggttggttccacgaagcatgcttgggattggtcctaccatagcgtgaccccaaaggactttactgatgtggtggccacccctgaccttgagaggattaagctcatgggagcccagtctctggcttcg tctaacgcctactttcaaggcgctgtgaggcaagccgaatcatggaagcgggcttctgataaggccgataatgccctcaggaggcagcagaagaagtatgctaccctggagaagaagctcaagcgcaaggaggaagaactcggagagtctaacgccgagctggtggtacttcgggcggagaaggataaagctatagacaattatctggactcggaggagtttgcccaatccatgaggattagggatgattcagtctttcccgagttttttaggactggctgggacacggcccttgggaccgtgaacgaggcttgtcctgatattaacccggcggactacatctgccctgacgatgaggctttgctacagaggtttcgtacccgagtagttgtctcggatcatgttcctcaggatccacttcttcctcctcccgagtctttttccagacctgctgaggatgacagctcttcctcctccgagacgacggagacatctagcgagagcggagaagacgatgatatggacgccgagggcacctcagctccttag